Part of the Ostrinia nubilalis chromosome 25, ilOstNubi1.1, whole genome shotgun sequence genome is shown below.
ACCTACTTACTGACATTTACTCGTACATTTGCGCTACCCGGAATTCGAACCCGCACTTTTTGGTACTGAGTTAACCACCAACTAATaaatcgtatttaatttataacgTTTGATCTGACTGAAAACAGGTTTTAAATCTGCATGCTGCATAAACCAGGTatctctaaaaataaataaaataatataaaactcgAAAATTCTAGATATTTCCCGACATGTGTAGACTCAAGTGGGTGTCTGTCGACCCGATTCCGAGCGCTTTTCGATTAAATTATTTCGCTTggcgattaaattatttataattacgtCAAAAAGATAAACGCCATTTTACTTTTACCAACAACTTTCAACGGTATACGAAACAGATGTTTTAAGTAAACAAGCCCGGTTTATTGTAAACAGTCGATGACAGATATCCAAACAGAGTGTCTAAAGGATTTATTGAGCTTCTGTATATAGCTCAGGTGAGCGAATTCCGACCTCCGACTCATTTTGGATGAACGAACTATTATTTTTAGCATTTTCACTAACACCTGCTGGTACTCTAACGCCAGTTCTAATACGGTGGTTGGACGACTCGCGAATCTGTACcgattttagtttttgttttgtGATTGAAAAAAGTGGAGATAGTAGCTTTTATCCACGCGCCGCGGTCGCTTGATAACGGTCAAATTTAGACAAAGAAAAAAAGTGTGTATTGAATAGAtagcgtttttttttcattaaattttattatcattttgtGTATGAACTCGTCATTTATTATAAGTCAGTGCTGCATGTTATCTTTAACTTAGTTTTTTGCCATTATGGTTAATACACTTACGAGGTTTTTAGTGCTGGTTAAAacaatcaaagtgattttttaaatACGCCGTTAGTGTATTCAAGACCTGGCAGCCTAACAGATTTGACCTCTTgttgttctttttttaaataaatgataataaaactcACTTTTTGAATTTCAACTATTTCGTTAGTGCCGGTGCTATTTTACAAAGAAcgtagattatttttaaaaggaaaTGTGTACTTGaagtttgtatgtatttttttaaattataccaacagaattgagaacctcctccttttgttgaagtcggttaaaaataagaaaCGTGTTATTGTGttttgaaaatatgttttttcttttatttcagatCCTGTAACGATAACTGGTGATCAAGGCTACCCCTTCATATCCTTTTTTAGAAATTCACTGAAGTATTATACACTCCTAGAtgtagtaattaatttattctttaGTGCACATGAAATTAAACCCTTAGGTGTTCTCCACCAGTCAACTGATGGATGAGGTAGTATTGCGATAGTAAGGTAAGATACCTTGGTAAGTAAATATTTGGTGtaaaaaaatgttgtaaaaCTTGCTAGGAACATTAAACCACATGCATTTCAATTCTTTTATCATTCTCAAAATGTATGATTGTGGATTGATGAAGGGTGTATATGGTGTATGGTCTCCAGAGTGGCGGCTCTTGAGCTCTATATTACCATAGACAATTTGCACGTTGTATGAAATTTTCTGTGGATGATGGAGGAATTGAAATGTATGTCAttataatgtaggtatgtaccacGAAACGTTGAGAAACTGTACTAAAAGCAAATCTATAAATAAACCAAAATATAAACTACAGATAGAATGACCCCAAAATTGATTAGACAATGggctaataaaaatatttcaattataaACATTTGTTATCTTTTAATAACCACTTCATTGGCAATTCGATAAACATTATATCGCAATATTGAGAGAAAATTTcttataaatacattatttatttgcagacaCGCGTCGGCATAGCCATTTCAAGGGGCTGAGTATCATCAACTTCAAGTTCGCCAACAAGGTCCTGCAAAATGAGGTTCAGGAGGCAGTCCTGAACATCCACGTTCAAGAGATAGAGCCTCGGCATAACACGACCTTCGAGGGCGAAGACCACTTCACGATACACATCCAAGTGAGCAGGGTAACCAGAAACAGTCAAGGAAGCAAGGCATCCGTGCCTTACACGGACAACTCAGTGAAGATGTCAAGAAAAGACCTGAAAGTCGGGAAGTGGTTGAAGGTGAACGTCACCACCATGGTGGCGGAGTTCTTCAGGCTGCCCCGGGAGTATTTAGCAGTAGTAGTGAGAGTACAAGACTCCAGGAATCGGATGAGCCTGGTCGTGCCGCATCCTAGCTCCGAATCTAATCATGCATTGGTGAGTTTTGATTTACTACTTTAGGTCTAGTGCTCtttatgataaaattttatcgattatggacgataagcccatacatttgtcgtctagaatcgtcgataagattttatcatgctgcacatcctagcccggctggtctAGCGCATAAAtctcggccaaaccaacgcgtgcagcttgcgtcggcgatggcgatcacgcGTGCATAGATCGCAACCAATGACatgacgcgttgatgtgaactcatcgctacaaactCATACATGACATCCAGGTTTaccctaggcgcagaccatcgatttttagttggcctatatagtgggcccgattttaatttgtatgaagaatcggccaaatcaaatcggtgtacttaatgtgcgcacttccatacatgcccatactgattaagagcccgactaaactatgcTTAGTGTGAgactgcgcctaggcttagtgtgagtttacattcgtaacgtattcgatatcgagtgcgtcaaaaatgacattaaatgtttGACAGACTGTACACcgtccctagcggatactttctttaaattattccgTAAACTCTTCATTCATTTTTTAGACACACTCGATATAGAAatacgtttgatataaactcacactgcccccagatcgccatcgccatcgcaggcttcacgcgttggtttggctgaaccttaattATTGCGTCAGTGTCTGTGATGAGGTatgggtgtttttgtgacgtcagcCGTCAGTGAGACTAGATTTGTATGTTTTGTCACGTCATACGCCGCTCCTATCACTCAGGCACTGACTTAGGTATAAATcgttccatccacgaagacgcgccccaccaatttttggtcgaaggAAGCGCGGGTGCAGGGAGTtcgatccgagcaatccgagcgtcattattgtagtgtgcgcgTGCACATGGAtattttagcgtgtaccgataacactcaaacattaccggaagaatggtggggcgcgtcttcgtggatcaAACGATTTATATGTATTCGCTAGACCTGTAATTCTTTagctttttgagttttttttgtataatattcATTATTCATTATCATTTTATGTCCGCGTGGAGTACTAAATACGGTCTGTCATAAAATACTTAGTGCGCAATAAACTAAGTACACAGATAGTGCTTTTGCGTcgaactttaattatttttagagaTAAAAATAGCTTTGTATGTTGCTCTTTATAAAATCTGCTATCCACCAGTGAAAGTGCTTTTAAAACATCGGTTCGAGTAATAATAGATAGACAAATTAAAAACGATTTTGTTATATCGGTCTAGTGTATTGTCGGAATTGAGAAACATCGTAACTAGTTTCAAATCGTCTTGAGTTTAATCTTGTCGCATAAAAATGTGTCGGAATTTACTTTTTGAGTCGTCATTTAAGCCACCATTAAAATCTTTGATTAGTTTGGTGATTGCTTAATATTTAATAGGCACGTCTTAAAAATATAGAATGATAGGATTATAAATTGAATGTACTTGTCATAGGTAATATACATATTGTACCTAATATGGTTGCTATTTTTAACTTATCGGTCCCCGAGGTCGCGTGAAAATCAGAATCTAAAATTACAATCACGTGATAATATTATTTCGTTATCAAGTTTTCAAGATAATTGCTCATTAATTAAGTATGCCTTATCATTTAGACTGTTCGAGACAGATTTGGAGTTTTCAAGAtagtaggtaaattatttatcaaggggaagtaattaaaagtttaaacaaattaataagtatCATTAGACAATACTTATTGCACAGCTTTGTACTTAGTCCAAAAATAAGCAAAACTTTAGGCCCCAGTGAATGGATATAAACGTAAATGCATACTTTTTTTGTGAATACGTAATATTATCTTCTTACTTGTACAATACCCTCTGACTAATATAAacagacatacatacacacATATTCGTATAACTTGTGCTGAATCGAACCCGTGATCTCTAGAATAGTAGTTCTGCACTCTAACCCAGGCGACCATCCACATAAGCCGGTGAAGGTAGAGCTAAAGTGACCCAACTCACTTTTTCATCTTTTTGAGATAGCAGAAACTTCATTGAAGTAAACTGATAATAAACTTTTATCAAATCATTAGTTCTAAGCTCGCTAATTTAGTTTCTAGGTCAATTAATAACTTACGGTAAATTTTCAGATGCCATACATAGAAGTAAGTCTAAAAGATGACTCGCACAAGCGCACGCGGCGGCACATCGGCATGGACTGCACCGAAAACACAAAAGAGGTGCGTTGCTGCCGATACCCCCTCGTGGTTAACTTCGAAGAGTTCGGTTGGGACTGGATCATAGCCCCTAAGCTGTACGACGCAAACTACTGCAGTGGGGAATGCCCGTACAGCTTCTTACAGAAGTATCCCCACACACACCTGGTCCATCTAGCGGCCCCACAAGGCAGCGGAGGACCCTGCTGCGCTCCTAGACGGATGAGCAGCATCTCCATGCTGTATTTCGATCATGACCTTAATATTATATATGGGACTATACCTGGTATGGTGGTGGACAGTTGTGGGTGCTCATAGCAACGTCGGCGTGTTAGTGATGGCTCCAAGTGTTCGATCTTCAATCTATATCCCTTGtctcatttttatttgtgtttttaaatttaGAACACGTGGTTTGTGTCAAAAATTTGATTTTCTACTTGTCCACATTTCGCAGTAATAGTACAGTATagtaatattaatatcaattatTTCTGTCAGCCCACTTGGAGCCAATTTAAGTGTAGTGTCTTTCGCTATGTGATAATTTGGTTGAAGACTGCGGAATCCTAGTGTTGTGTCATGTGTGCGATGCGTGTGACAATGTAAGACGTCTTTTAAAGCAATTTTACAAAACTGTAATTTTACCCCTTGTCATTTAACCCCCAATTGcttaaaaatactttctagtGTCCTCCAAGTTtgatttttactttaatttaaaataattcagttttgtaaaatcacattaaaagattgtgttttatttacatgTGTACCTACAGATAGATTAAATTCGACTCTGTTAATTTTAAGGCTCATCTAGGCCTAGGCTACAACCATTATCATTGTACAATTTGAACTGAAGAATGTACCTAAACCCTATTTTGACAAAACTGGACTCCACTGTACGatatacataataatactaAAGAACCTGCATCTTTTGTAAATCCAATAGACAAGATTTGGCATTAACGATAAAGGCCTAAAAAGATAGCATTgatgaataaattcaaaattactCTAAGTAATCATGTGACTGGGAATATCGCTATTTGTCGAGAGAAAAACGGaaaaatatttgtctaaaaaaGATGACGTAACACTGGGAATATTGTCGTGCTGCATATAAAATAGTAATACCAGTTAAAAATCCAGTAAAACGTATCAATGCTATCCTTTTAGGTTacgtataaaattattaattctgGAATCATGTCAATTAACAGTTATCGCAACAATTAGGTATAATCTgtgaaactaaaattaaattttattaaatcaataatCTTTGGTTCCAAAGCGATGCAACCTCTTGACATTTTTATGTACTCGATAAAACTGTGTAGAGTTCAAAAAGATAGTGCactatcaatatttttatgcaTTAATATTATCAAGGAGCGCCTTGTAAGCGCTTCCAATTCAAAatggaatttattttttcaataataagtCACATCGTCTTCATTTATAGGTGTCCATTTTATACATTATTGTAAATTGTAACATCTCAACGGCACCACATCAACctgaatttatttatagaatattTATTACACTTACACATACACATTATTAATAACcagtaatattaatttaaagttaattttcttttgtttttctcttTTGATCGAGAAAACAAGTTGAAAAATTCGCATCTACTTACATTTATGATATTATGGCACTTATGACATTGTCTTGATATGGCTTTTACGCCTTTTTTACGAAAAGGCGTTTATGCTAAGTGACTTTGGATATTATCAAATTTaggaaatttaaaatgtattactTAAATAATAGCTTAAATTCGTAATAAggaaatgtatatttttattgctgTTTTTTATCTATACACTGCGTCTTCGTGTCATTTAATTGCGTTTCATCATCTTagtttaagtacctacataatattatttaccatctaaatgtaattttaagtaGGTTCTATATAATTTGATGTGTTTCTATAATACGTACTTGTGAATTTCATCTTTCGAGGAGTTTAAAATTATAGTTGTCTAAAAAGGATGTGTAGTTTCAAGCGGGTAGtgcttaaatatattaataaatcaataaaaaatctttCGAATTACCAATCAGTGCCTACCCAAGTTAATTTTaatcataataaatatttgacgtattattttggcgtgttaaaaaattaaaatatgtttttgagatatttttatttaattaagttttagaaaaaaattgtCGGAagttagaatttcaaaaattagATCTCATTCTAAGGCAACAATGTTTGTGCCTTTACAAGGATCTCTCAATACTTTTGGTTATCATACAAAAATGTAAATGTTTTTATACAAACATTTCTTAGTTGTAAGTTCTATCGTCGTAActttatgattttattattgtcaaaaataactaacataaaatatttcgtgTTTTAGTTTTACAGAATAAATTTTCGATCaattcatattttacgatttgtattattttgtgGGTGTAAAGTCTTTTATATGGAAATATATGTCTATCAAATTAATGCTTTGTTTCAATCAAATTTCCTGTaaaaatacataagtacatatcaaagggaagttttaaataaaaaaagctaCTTAATTTGTGGTCATTCTCTCAGAATAGccactttttatttatataaactttaaattatttacacattTTGTTTGTCCTACTTTACATTAATATACTTATCAACGTCGTTAAAAtacaatcaaaacaaaaatatatataaCAGAAATACACAGGACACAATGTACAATTACTATATTTAGATAGTGGGAAAAATAGATGGACTAGTATAcccaattacaaaaaataagatTTTCCCACATTTTTATCCGTTTTTTTccaattaaaaaaagtatttcataaatttcggcttttctaaaattaatatcTTTAAAATTACCTTATTGGATTGCCGGAAATTTATTAAACACTTCAGTCTAATATATTGCTTAGTCgatccaaaatatacacgaaaaaaagttttttttttttttacattgtatTGTACTCGCTTCAATTctcaaacaattccttaatatacgGCAAAACAACAGTTCTCATGGCATTGACGAAATCAACCCTACTACACCGtggaaataatatattttttgttatttttaagtaagttttttttaacactAAGTTCTATTAATATACAGGAAGTGCACAACATCAAGTAGTGTCAGTCTATAATAGGTTGGATGGATTTTTTCCGAATTCTTTAAATAAAAGTCTATGATATAAAAAGCTGcataaaaaacttaaattagCTGCAAATGTTGCCATAGTTAAAAACGTATAAAAGTCAGTACATAGTTGTGGGTTAAACAAAGCAACACTGAAAAGCGATACTTGTTTAAAACTGTAGGAAATCggtaaaaatctttttttaaaacGTTTAAGACTACTTGaagcaatatttttataaaaaacttgagATTTAAAATCTTATTAATTACAGTTATTTCAAATTGTTTATGTATTTCCAAAAACGCTACATTATAGCATTATTTTCAGCAAATTCCTAGTATTTTACTGCCTAGAACTACTCATAAGATTCGAACATGAAATACAAATTAGTTTCTGTTCATAAAGTGTTTAGTTGagtttatttagttttagtttaAGGGCAGTTTTAGGTCAGTAAATAGTTTTAGGCACCTGGATATGCACTTACATCATTTATGTTGGTTTGTTTAAACCACAACTTGAGGCGGTTATGGCAGTgtactcatttaaaaaaatctaagcaAACTTAAACTATAGCATAAAATGAAACATCACAGTTCTTTATATCTacaacaagaaatgcaagtaaCGAGGAAATGCCATGATTTTCAAAGGATAGGTCGATAGAGTAGTAAGGTCACATTGGAAGTACTAAAAATCTAGTACTAAACGCTATTTATATACAAAATTGCTGTTGATGTCCGTCCAAAAATCGATGGGACgcatttaaaaagttattaatgattttacgaTAACATgtctttattatattaataataatatagcaaGTTTTAACAGACAGTTTGTAAAATATACATCTTTTATATTTCCGATAATTTTTGGACACACAAAAGGATATTACATACGTGGAGTTATGTCGTTTTGCCACACGACCACCACGGCTGTAAGGGCCTACAACGCAAAAATAAAGTGGTCGCAACACGGAAACTTGAGCGTTTATATAAGGTAGGATCACAGTGGAAAAGTGATGTAGAATACGTTACTATgctataaatataatatgttatttaaagtcCATATTATGGCAAGTTTCTACAATAACGCTATCACTTATCGTTTCTATGACATCTATGACTACGCCCATAGAAAAATTCATTCGCTATACTGTACACTGTTCCTTTACAAGTCACTAACACTGACATTAATACAAAACGAGCACGCGGCTCTAAATCACATTCTTCAATTCACTCCGATCACTGGATTAAAAACTGGGCTGTGAAACAGTTCGGGGGTTGCCACTCTGCGGTTGGTACACGTCGTACGAGTTGTGTGGCTCCAAATGACATACTACGTTGTTTTCTCCATTGAGAACGGCTGCTAGAGCCCTCATGTTGTTTTCTTGAGGCTGGTGGTAAGGGTGCATCAGCCTGCCACTCTCGTAGTGCCTCGTATCATAGCGCTCGAGCGTATCCCATTTCCCGTACTTCCCATAATGCTCCTCATGGTGATGCCTCTCCCCTGGACTGTACGAGATCAAGGGGCGATGGTCCCCAAAGAACTTGGAGCCTGATGACCCGTGGTGCTGGGTCTGTCTGCAATTGTCTGGCCCGGAGTTGTCGTCTGACATATCAGACATCAGCGTCTCGTTCCTTTCGATTTCTTCGTACACCGGATCGTCTTGTATCACTCGGAACTCCTGCTCTGATCCACGTCGGTACATGCGACCTGGTTGGGACCCAATTTCCGAGTAAGTGTGGTTGACGTTCTGGCTGCCGTGGTGGTGGTGATGCTTGCGCCTGCCGTCTTCTTTGTAGTGCTTGCGAAATATCATCTCTTGGCTGCCGGGGGAGTGTTGGGACATGTAGACGTGTGGGTTGCGGAAGTCGTGGTTGTAGCTGCGTGTGGTGTGGTACCCTTGTTGATGGAGGGGGCTTTCCTCGTCCTTCATGACGTGGCGAGGGGAGCCAGGGGCGAGAGGGAGGTCGCACTCGTTGTACGGACTGTGGATGTGGTTCTGCTGCGCCATCTGGCGAGATAGTGTGTCGTGGTGGGGCAAAGTCGCGGTGTTGCCCGGGTGGTGTTTAGAAGAAGTGTTCTGTGGAAAAGTTTAGTCGTTAATATAAGGTACTGGGAGCTTTCATGTCACATAAAAGACAGCTCAAAATAGTCGTCGGCGTAAAAATGCTGCAAAATAACTAATAACTattcaaatacatatttttatcaggTTAGTTGATAAATGATGTactatttcaaaaatataacaTCCAGCATTAATGCTTCTACTCGTACtcgtattttaattataattagaaGCTCCAGTTTCCTACTTTTTTAGGATAACCTTTAGGATTAGTGGatgaataattatattatatattaaTGTATAAATAGTTTACATCTATAACAGTGTGAATTCGGGTGCTAGTTAAAACTAAACTAGTGCCTATGGAGTGTTATGAAGGAGATGGGCGGGGCTAAGTTTGTATGTACATGTATGAATTTGGATGAGGTCATGCAAATGTCATCTAATGGTTAGGTTTCATGCAATTTGTGAGCTAATGCGGTTTGGT
Proteins encoded:
- the LOC135084251 gene encoding growth/differentiation factor 8-like → MSRKDLKVGKWLKVNVTTMVAEFFRLPREYLAVVVRVQDSRNRMSLVVPHPSSESNHALMPYIEVSLKDDSHKRTRRHIGMDCTENTKEVRCCRYPLVVNFEEFGWDWIIAPKLYDANYCSGECPYSFLQKYPHTHLVHLAAPQGSGGPCCAPRRMSSISMLYFDHDLNIIYGTIPGMVVDSCGCS